A stretch of DNA from Enterococcus gilvus ATCC BAA-350:
CACCCTTTTCTAAATCCGCCTTTAAATAAGGATACATGTATTGATCGAAGCGGCCATACGACAATGAATGCCCGTTAGATTCGATTTGTAACAATAATTGGATAAACCATGTTGCTTGGATCGCTTCTTGGAAAGTCTCCGCCGGCTCATACGGAACTTTGCTGCAGATTCGACTGATTTCCAACAATTCAGCACGTCGCTGCGGAGTTGCGGTTTCCGCTTTTTCCTTCGCGAGAGCCGAGAAACGTTCCGCAAACGTTTTCACCGCATCGATCATGATCAAAACGGCTTTGTAAAACTGATACTTATCCAAGCTTTCTGGAATCGTCAAATCAAGTGCCGCTTTCTCCTTCAGCGTCCGTTCTTTATAGCCCTTTAACCCCACTCGCAGCATCTGACCATAATCCACCGCTAAATGGGCATCACCCGAATTCAGCTTGCCTTCCATCCCGAAAAAGCCAGTCTCCATAAAGACACTCACTTCATCTGGCAGTAACGCCCAGCCCTTCGCACGTAAATTGTTGTTTTCCCAGAATGGCGCAATTGAACGCAGATCCTCTTTGGTTTTTTCCGTAATATAGAAAACATCACCATCTCGTTTCTCAAAAAGATCCAGTTCGTTTAGCACAAATTCCATCGTGTATTCCGGGAAGATCGGTGCATCCCGATTTGAAGACGCCTGATTTCCGACGATCAACGTATCCTCTTCAATATAAATCGACATCTTTTCCAAAATATTTTGCAGCATCAATGCCCGCTTCACGGTACTTGGCTGATTCAAATGCGCCTTATAGGCTTCTGTTACCAATAATGCACGTTCTGCATCAATATAAGGCTTTTTCGTCAAAACAGATTCGCGGAAATGATTCATCCGATTGGTTAATTTGCCAAAATACGGTGCATTTGCTTCTTTTGTTTGGATACTCATAATTACATCCTCCATTTTCATACGTAACTATATTTATCTTCTTTCGCAACTATCATAGCATGTGAAGAGAAATACAGTCAATAGAAATTCAAACGATTTCAAAGTAAAAAAAGATACTGCACGGATGTGCACTATCTCAAGTTTTTACAGCTGATCCAGTGTGCTTTTGATGTATCGCGGCTCCACTCCTGTTCGGTCCGCCGTTTCGTCAATTGTCAGCCCAGAATCAATGAAGCGTTTGACCACCATCGCAATAGCTTCCGCCACCTCGATAATATGTCTGTCCAAATCATAGAAGCGCACTGCCCGTTGCCCCCAGCTATGCTCCACGACTGGATGGAGGTATTCAATATCGGACCGATTCTCTAACAATTTAATGAAGTCATCCATGTCATCAACTTCAAAATACAGCTCGCTGGCATTATTCTCAAGAGTGATCTCGTCTTCCTTCTTATGAATAAATTCAGCCCATGTATCGACTGTCTGCAGAAATAGCCCGCCAGTCAATTGAACATGAACACCCGCATCCACCATCACTTCTAAACCTAAAACAGTCTGATAAAAATCCTTCGCTTTTTCAATATCCTGGACTGCAACTAAGCTCCCCTTATAAGTCATTCATTCTTACCTCCGTATACACTTTTCATCCATTATAGCGATTTCAAATAAATTCGGATACTTATAATTTCAACTGCTTTACATTGTGTGAAACAGATTACAGCAGATGATCATCGTCTACTATATAGTGTTGAAGAAGAGAGAAGCTCCCCTGTTCAGAAAAATCACTACTTGACTGCAATCCTTTTAAGCAGAAACAACTCCATTGGCTGCTGATACTCTGGAACAGTGATTAGTAAGCTGCCCGCATCCTGATACCCTAACTTACGATAAAAATGCTGTGCCTCTTCGTCTACTTGAGTCGATGTCAGCAGCATTTTGTGTCCACGCTGCTGCATCTCCTTTTCCCAGAATCCCATCATTGCCTTGCCATAGCCTGATCGTTGCTTCCCTTCCCTTACATAGAGCATCGTACAAAAAGGATGCTCGTCCCAAAAAAGATTGTACCTCAGCAATCCGACTGGCTCGTCATTTATCAACAAAATATAGCCCATTTTATCCCGAACCTTTTGCATGAATTGGTCTTTTGATAAATACTGATCTAGTGAGACCCAAAATGCGTAATCACTTTCTTGAACATGGCGAATTTCCATCCATATCCGCTCCTCTCCGTTTCCTCTACTATAGCATTTGATCGCACAAAAAAATCAGCCAGATTATCCTGGCTGATTCGTTATACCGTAAAAACGTCAATGTTCTCTTTTTCGAGAAAATTCAACGCTTCTTTTTTTATCTTTCTATCCGTAAACACTTGACTGATCTCGCTAAAGGCAAATTCTGAGACCACACCATTTTGTGAAAACTTGCTGGAGTCCGTCAGAACGATCGTCTGTTCCGCCGCCGTCGCCAGCATTCGTGTCGTGTCACAGCGGGTGATATCACTGCCGGTGAACCCTCGCCGTTTGTCGAAGCCATCGATCCCTACGAATAGCTTATCGACATAAAATTCATTGATGACCTGTTTGACTAAGGGACCAACATTGACTTGGGATTCTTTTTGATATTCGCCGCCGATCAAAATAACCTTGACTGTTTCGGCCTTACGAACATAAGAGGCAATAAAACAGGAATTCGTTATGATCGTGATGTCATTGCGGTTGAATGCCAATTCCTCCGCTAACAACGCGCAAGTCGAACCGGATTCGATCATGATCACTTCCCCATCGGCTACGATTTTACTGGCTTCCAACGCGATCTTACGTTTTAGATCGTAATTTTGTGCCAATCGGTAATTGATATCGTCCATGTTATTCAGCAAGGCGTAGCCATGTTGGCGATGCAGCAATCCTCGGCTCTCCAGCTTATCTAAATCTTTCCTTATCGTTACTTTCGAAACATTCAATCGTTCGGAAAGCTCGTTGACTTCAATTTTCTTTTTCTTGCTGACGATCGCAAGAATCTCTTCTTCTCTTGACATACACGTTCTCCATCTCTGTTCAGTCGTTTGTTTCAGACTATCATATTTTCCAGATAGGAACAACTTTTCCTGACTTTTTAGTTACGAACGTAACAATTATTATTTACGTTGATAATAAGATGTGCTACACTCAATCTGAACAAAGGAGGCTTTCTGATGAAAGATCAAGCGTGCATTTTCAATATTCAAAAATTTAGTATCCATGATGGACCCGGCATTCGTACGGTGGTTTTTTTCAAAGGGTGCCCGTTACGTTGCTACTGGTGCTCAAATCCTGAGTCGCAAAATGGAAACCCCGAGCAGATGTGGGATACTCAAAAGAATCAACACACGATGGTAGGCGAATACAAATCAATGGATGAGATCATCCATGAAGTGATGAAGGATGAAGCCTTCTATGAAGAATCCGATGGCGGCGTCACCTTGTCCGGCGGTGAAGTCCTCTATCAGGCAGAATTTGCGACCGAACTTTTGCGTCAACTGAAAGCAAAAGGCATTCATACGGCCAGCGAAACGACCGGTTTTTCAAAGGCTGAAACCTTCAATAAGTTTATCGAACAAGTCGATCTGTTGTATTTTGATGTAAAACATCACGACGAGGCGCAGCATAAAGCAGGTACCGGCGTCTCACTGAAACCCATCTTGAAAAATCTAGCAATCGCGATCGAGCAAAAGCAAAAGCTCGTCGTGCGGATTCCGGTAATTCCTCATTATAACGATGGACCAGCCAACGCGAAAGCATTTGCCAAGCTATTCAATCAAATGAATATCACTAAAGTTGAACTCCTACCTTTCCATCAATTCGGTGAGAAAAAATACGCGTCGCTGGATCGTGAATATGAAATGCAGGATATTCCACAGCTTCATACCGAGGACTTGACTTATTTTAAAGAGATTTTGGAGGAAAACAACATTCAATGCAAGGTACACTAAACGAAGAAAGGTAAGTATTTTTAAGGCGACTACTGACCGTTCAAAAATGTGTTCATTGTTTTTAATTCAAACCAAAGCGATTTATTCGATGATCGGTGGATTTTCGAACACAAAAAAAACGATTGATCACAGCTCTTGCTGATCAATCGTTTTTCTATTGCTTCTTTTTCGACTATGAGGAAAATTTCTGTTAAAACTTCCACAAAGCTATCGTTAGCCCTAAACGTAACGACCTCCAAAAGTTAGTGTTTCAACTTTAGCTTAAAATTTGGTCTATTTCCTTCAATTCTTCGTCCGAAAAATGTAGTTGGTTCAAGCTGCGTAAGTTATCCTCTAGCTGCTCCATTCGGCTCGCGCCAATAATGACGCTGGAAATACACGGCAAACGCAAGTTCCAGGCTAATGACAGTTGTGCTAAGGTCTGTCCTCTTTTTTGAGCCAGTTTATTCAATTGTTTTACCTTTTCAATCGTTTGCGTTACTTTTTCTTCAGTTAAGAAGGGATTATCCGATTGACTCGCTCTAGAATCTGCTGGAATACCGTTCAAATAACGATTTGTCAATAAGCCCTGTGCCAAAGGACTGTAGGCGATCGCACCTAACTTTTTCTCATCAAGTACAAGAACTAAGTCTTCTTCGATTTGGCGCTCGAATAGATTGTATTTTGACTGATTCACAATGAAGGGTGTCTTTAATTCCTTAAAAATCTGACCGATCTTTTTTGTTTGTTCGGCTTCATAATTCGAAATACCGATATACAACGCTTTTCCTGCACGAATCAGTTGATCCAGCGCCAGGGCTGTCTCCTCTAATGGCGTGTCCGGATCTGGACGATGATGATAAAAAATATCGAAGTATTCCAAGCCGCAGCGCATCAAGCTTTGATCGCAACTAGCAATAATACTTTTCCGTGATCCCCATTCTCCATAGGGACCCTCCCACATGTAAAAGCCGGCTTTAGAAGAAACGATGAGTTGATCACGATAGTTGCTTAACTCTTCTTTAAAAATCCGGCCAAAATTCCGTTCGGCTGAACCTGCAGGGGGGCCATAATTATTCGCTAAATCAAAATGAGTGATTCCCCGATCAAAGGCGCCGAGAATCAGCTTTTTTTGATTTTCTGCCTGCGCATTGTCGCCAAAATTGTTCCACAGTCCTAATGAAAGGGCTGGAAGCTTCAAACCTGAGTTGCCAACACGACGATACTTCATCGTTTCATAACGTTTCGGTGCTGCTTTATACATGATAGGTTCTCCTTTAAACAGTTTGAATGATCAGTGACTCATAAGGGGCTAGGGCAGCAGTCAACTTTTCCCGTTCTGCGTAATTTTTCAACACGATGGTACTACCTGACAGGTCGAGCGCTTTGGGAAACTGTTGTTCCGTTTCAGACATATTGGCAATGACGATCCAAGTTTTTGCCTTCCAATTCCGCTTATAAACGAACAGCTTCGAATCCTCTTCGTAGAGCAATTCAAATTCCCCTTCAGTAAGGATCTCTTCCGTATGCCTTAATTCGATCAGCTTCTGATAATAGCTGAAAACTGATTTCTCACTTTTCTGATCCAACGCCGCATTTACTTCTGGATAATTAGGATTGATTTTGAACCAAGGCTCAACTTTACTAAAGCCAGCGTAGTCGCTATCCTCCCATTGCATCGGCGTCCGGGCATTGTCCCGCGAGATTTTATGAACGGCAGCTAAAAATTCAGATTTGCTCATCGTTTTTTGCTGTTCCACATAAAAGTGGTAGTTTCCCCGCAGCTCAATGTCCTCATACTCATCCAACTCAAAAGCAGGATTGGTCATCCCGATCTCCTCTCCTTGAAAAATGAACGGCGTTCCCTGAAGCCCATGCAAAATAGTCGCAAAAGCCGTCGCGCACTCATACCGATATTCCGCATCATTGCCCCAGCGTGAAATAACACGGGCGCGATCATGATTTTCAAAATATAACGCATTCCAGCCTTTTCCTCGCAACTCCTTCTGCCAAGCCGCCAGAATTCTTTTCAGCTCTGGCAGATCCATGGGCTTCAATGCCCAACGTCCATTGACATTGCCTTTTTTGCGATCCACATGCATATGTTCAAAAGTAAAGATCATGTCCAGCTCTTCTCTTTTTGGATCGACAAGCAAATGGGCATCCGTCGATTTTGCGGCGGGAGATTCCCCGACACTCATCATGTCAAATGGCTTTAGCACTTCTTGGTTCATTTCATGGATGAACTCATGCATTCGTGGGCCATTCTGCTGATTCTCCGTAGTAAAATCCCGTGGGTTGTCTGGAAAATCCAAATCTTTTGAGATCGAGGTGACCACATCCATGCGCCAACCATCGACTCCTTTTGACTTCCAGAAACGCATCATGTCATAAATATATTCTCGGACGACTGGATTTTCCCAATTCAAATCAGGCTGTTCCTTCGCATAATAATGAAGATAATACTGTTGACGAGTTTCGTCCCAGCTCCAAGCCGAGCCGCCGAAGCTTGAGCCCCAGTTGTTGGGTGCTGAGCCATCCGCCTTGGCATCCCGCCAGATATAGAAATCACTAAAAAAATTGTCCGCTGATTTGCGGCTTTCTTGAAACCAAAGACAGCGATCAGAGGTATGATTTGCCACAAAATCCATGACGATCTTCATGTCAAAATCATGTGCCTCTTGAATCAATTGATACATTTCTTGATTCGTACCGAACATTGGATCGATCTGGCGATAGTCTGCCACGTCGTATCCGTTGTCGATTTGCGGCGATAAATAGATGGGACTGATCCATAAGGCATCGATTCCTAATTTTTTTAAATAAGGCAATTTCTCTCGAATCCCATTTATATCTCCGATTCCATCATTGTTTGTATCCTTGAAGCTCTTCGGATAAATTTGATAGAAGACTGCTTTTTTCCACCATTCACTCATTGATCATTCCTCCACCTTTTCCAATACCCATTGCTGGCTAAAATAATCTTCTTTTACGCTATCGATCACCAAACCAAAGGCCATCAATTCATCGCCATATCGTTTGTCTCCGTTAGGCAATATATAACAATCCTCTGCTTTTAGCCCTACTAATTTTAAACGCTTTGACGCCAAGTTCGGTCTTGCCTGTACTTGAACATAGGACACAACGACCTGTGACTCATGGAGGTATTGCCACGCTTTTCCATTTTGTTTTTCAGGAGAACACAAGCGGTAGAGTGTTCCTAATTGAATGGTCCGACGAATTTCTTTGTAGCGCTCAATTTGTGTTTTGATCGCCGATTGTTCCACAGCGGATAATTTTGACAAGTCCAGTTCATACCCAAAATTCCCCTGCATCGCCACGATCCCGCGGGTTTGAAGCGGAGTGACTCTCCCAATCTGATGATTTGGAACTTGCGAAACATGACAGCCCATAGTGATCGGTGGATAAATCAAACTCGTTCCTTCCTGAATACTTAACCGTTCGATGGCATCCGTGTCATCACTAGCCCACGACTGCGGCATGTAATACAACATCCCAGGATCATTTCTTCCTCCGCCTCCAGCACAATTTTCAAATAGAACCTTCGAAAATTTCTCAGTCAGCGTTCCGACGATTCGATACAGCCCTAAAATATAACGATGATAAAATTCTTTCTGCTGATCTGGTGCTAAGGCGTTCGATCCTGCCTCTGTAATGCTTCGATTCCAATCCCATTTCACATAATCGATCGGATGCGTTTGCAGGAGTGTCGTCATTGTCTCGATCAAATAATCTTGAACATCCTCATTGGCTAGATCTAGTACCCACTGCCCACGAGAATAGGATTTCAATCGTCCTGGGACCGCCACACACCATTCAGGATGCCTGCGAAACAACTCGCTGTCCTCCGAGACCATTTCCGGCTCGACCCAAATACCAAAGTCTAATCCGATCGCCTTGATCTTGCTGATAAACGAAGAAAGGCCGTTTGGAAATTTTTGTTTATTTACGAACCAATCCCCTAAGGAACTAGACGTGTCATTGCGCTTTCCGAACCAGCCGTCATCCAATACGAACAGCTCCACTCCGAGTTCCTTCGAAGATTGAGCTAACTTCAATAATTCGGTTTCTTTCAAGTCAAAATAGCTGGCTTCCCAACTGTTGACCAGCACTGGGCGCTCCTCTTGTGCAAACTGCGGCGCCAATAAATGCTTTTGATAACACGCGTGGTATTTATGCGTCAGCTCCTGCAAGCCGTGCTCGCTGAAGACCAATACCGCCTCCGGTGTAGTAAAGACCGTTTCAGATTCCAAGTTCCAACCAAATGTCGCCGAGTTGATCCCGATCTGCATTCTTACAGCCTCCTGCTGGTCCACATCAACCGTCGCTTCAAAATTCCCGCTGTACACCAGATTCATACTGTAAATTTTCCCACTCGTTTCATTCGTTCCTTTTTCAACGAGTGAAATAAAAGGATTGTGCTCATGACTGCTCCCGCCGCGTAAACTCTCGATTCGATAATTCAACTGGCTCAAAGCCGTTCTTTGGATGCCCGTTTCACAGGCCCAGCGCCCGCTAAGGTGCAAAAGCTCGAAATCGGTAGACGGCAACTCCACACACGCACTGTTCAATTGATCGATAGTGATGCGATCGTCACCAAAATTTTCTAGCTCTGTATGACGGGTGATCACATCTGACTCCTCATACAACGTATAAAACAGACGCATCTTCACTTTTTGATAATCATCGACTAAATGAAGGACCAATGTCTGGCTTTCTTCACTCGCCCGAAGACTCGGCAACTCTTTCACTCTCGGTTTTTCCGTAAGAATCTCATAGGAAGCATAGCGAAAATCGCTGATGGCGGTCCCATTCTGGTAGGTTAATTGAAACGCGGGTTTTCTTAGATCACTGTTGCCAAAAGCGGGGTATTCTTGCGGAAGACGTTCCAATTTATACTCTTTAAGATGATCGGTATCTGCTAAATAACTCGCTCGTTTGATCTCTTTCAATAAATAATCAGGGAAGCGCTTAGTTAAGCGGCTTCCCCAATAAAGATGAAAAAGATGATTTTGTTCGTTCTTTTGAATGAGATAACTCGTTTTTTTCCCTTGAAGATGAAAAATCCCAGTCCGTTCATCAAAGCAAATCATATTTTTTCGTCCCTTCTATGCAATGCCTAAAGCGGAAATGATGATGCCCAAAACAATGATCCCCAACATCAGCATCGTAATGCTGACTTTTTTCTTCAATAAGTAATAACACAACAACGTCAATAAGATCGGCACGATCCCTACAAAGATCTGATCCAGCATCTCTTGCAGTTTCATAACCGTTTCGCCTTGCATATCGAAGGAAAGCTTCGTTTGGAAAACGACCATTGAACTTGTCATGGCACCTACCATCATCAAACCGACCATGCTGGCACCTTTCGTTAAAATACCGATCAAGCCTTCAGAATACAACCTCTCGATATATTTTGACCCTAATGAGTAGCCTAAGAAGGCTCCGTAATATCTCGTTAGCCATTGCGGAATATTGAAGAGTGCTAAGAAAACTAGTGGCGCTAGAACGTTCCCGCTAGTGGCCAAACCGACAGCGATACCGGCAGAGATGACCCGCCATACACCCCAGAAAATCGAATCACCGATCCCTGCTAATGGACCCATCAAACTTGTTTTTACCGCATTGATCGATGCGACATCGAAGTTTTCCTTCTCCGCATTCTCCTTCTCCATCGAAGCGGCGATCCCCATGATGAAAGAGACCATCGGAACCGTTGTATTAAAGTAAGACATATGGCGGACCAGTGCTTCTTTTCTTTGCCCTTCTTCTTTATAAAAGGCATTGATGAAGGGCATCATTGAATAGCAAAAACCGTTGGCCCCCTGCTTTGCCGGATTCACAGATATATACAATGTTTGCGAACGCCAAAACATCTGACGAACCAATTTTTTCTCTTCTTTGGTCAAATCGTTCCCTATCTTGCTCATGCGAAAAAGTCCTCCTCTTCTTGATCGACATTGCTGGCTGTTTGAACTGCTGCGGCCGGCTTCATTTTTTCCAATTTATTCAATTGATAGTCTCTTTGCGCAATCAATACTGCGACGATGAATGCAATCACTGCGACTGCTACTAACGGCAGCTTCAGATAAGCAACTAAAACAAATCCCAAGAAAAAGAACACAGCGATCTTGTTTTCCCAAAGCATTCGCAGCAGCATCGCCATCCCGACTGCAGGCAATAGATTCCCTGCTACAGATAATCCATTCATGATCACCTCAGGAATCATATTCAATGCCGCCTGAACGGCATTTGCTCCAAACAACATCGCGAAAAAGGGAATCAGTGAATACGCGAAGAACCAGATTGCCCAAACCCCAAAATGTAAATAAGTGAATTGCTTTTGTTTTCCTTCTGCTGCCAAACGATCAAAAACAGGGGCCATCGATCCGCTAAATAAAATATAGATCGCTAGTTTGATCTGCTGCCCTAAAATCCCGATCGGTAACGCCAACGCAATTGCCGCGTCAACTCCGCCTCCCAGCTTGATGGCAAATCCCGTCGCTAAAGCAGTAGCCAAGCCGGGTTCTGCTGCTGAAGCGCCGCCAATATTGATAACTCCCATAAAAATTGTTTCAAGTGCTGCTCCGATCTTAAGCCCCGTCTGCACATCACCCATTAACAAGCCTAAGAATGGGCCAACGACGATCGGTCGAAATAATAGCGAAAACCCAATTAATTCGTGTCCACCGACACAAAGAAATACAACTAACCCAACTAAAAACGCATCCAACATAATGCTCACTCCTTCTTTTTATAGTTTCTGGTCTTTAATGATGGTACGTGCGAATACTTTGTCTTCCGATGGGACCCCTTGAAAAGCTGTCTCAGGATAAACTTCAACTAATTCCTTCAATGCCGCAATTTCTGAGTCCGTCAGCATCACATACTTCGTGATTTGCTTTTTGTCTGCCTGTACCATTTTCCCAGCATTTCCGATATTGACATATTCGATCGTGGAGACTTCTCTTGCGATCTTCAACGCATCCTCCACCGTTTTCACTAAGACCATCAGATTCATTTCACTGGCTTTTGGATTTTGCAGCAGCTTGATGGCACTGTCCACATCCTTGATAATTGATTTGACAGTTGACGGAACGGCCATTTGCAGCGCCATTTTTTGTGTCTCGTTGCCGGCTACCTCATCATTTGCAATGACTAATCCCTGTAATTTCAATTCCTTCGACCATACCATTGCGATTTGTCCATGGACAAGCCGTTCATCTACTCGTAATGCTTTAATCATGTT
This window harbors:
- a CDS encoding GNAT family N-acetyltransferase, translating into MEIRHVQESDYAFWVSLDQYLSKDQFMQKVRDKMGYILLINDEPVGLLRYNLFWDEHPFCTMLYVREGKQRSGYGKAMMGFWEKEMQQRGHKMLLTSTQVDEEAQHFYRKLGYQDAGSLLITVPEYQQPMELFLLKRIAVK
- a CDS encoding glycoside hydrolase family 13 protein, which produces MSEWWKKAVFYQIYPKSFKDTNNDGIGDINGIREKLPYLKKLGIDALWISPIYLSPQIDNGYDVADYRQIDPMFGTNQEMYQLIQEAHDFDMKIVMDFVANHTSDRCLWFQESRKSADNFFSDFYIWRDAKADGSAPNNWGSSFGGSAWSWDETRQQYYLHYYAKEQPDLNWENPVVREYIYDMMRFWKSKGVDGWRMDVVTSISKDLDFPDNPRDFTTENQQNGPRMHEFIHEMNQEVLKPFDMMSVGESPAAKSTDAHLLVDPKREELDMIFTFEHMHVDRKKGNVNGRWALKPMDLPELKRILAAWQKELRGKGWNALYFENHDRARVISRWGNDAEYRYECATAFATILHGLQGTPFIFQGEEIGMTNPAFELDEYEDIELRGNYHFYVEQQKTMSKSEFLAAVHKISRDNARTPMQWEDSDYAGFSKVEPWFKINPNYPEVNAALDQKSEKSVFSYYQKLIELRHTEEILTEGEFELLYEEDSKLFVYKRNWKAKTWIVIANMSETEQQFPKALDLSGSTIVLKNYAEREKLTAALAPYESLIIQTV
- a CDS encoding aldo/keto reductase, yielding MYKAAPKRYETMKYRRVGNSGLKLPALSLGLWNNFGDNAQAENQKKLILGAFDRGITHFDLANNYGPPAGSAERNFGRIFKEELSNYRDQLIVSSKAGFYMWEGPYGEWGSRKSIIASCDQSLMRCGLEYFDIFYHHRPDPDTPLEETALALDQLIRAGKALYIGISNYEAEQTKKIGQIFKELKTPFIVNQSKYNLFERQIEEDLVLVLDEKKLGAIAYSPLAQGLLTNRYLNGIPADSRASQSDNPFLTEEKVTQTIEKVKQLNKLAQKRGQTLAQLSLAWNLRLPCISSVIIGASRMEQLEDNLRSLNQLHFSDEELKEIDQILS
- a CDS encoding PTS sugar transporter subunit IIB, with product MIKALRVDERLVHGQIAMVWSKELKLQGLVIANDEVAGNETQKMALQMAVPSTVKSIIKDVDSAIKLLQNPKASEMNLMVLVKTVEDALKIAREVSTIEYVNIGNAGKMVQADKKQITKYVMLTDSEIAALKELVEVYPETAFQGVPSEDKVFARTIIKDQKL
- a CDS encoding DeoR/GlpR family DNA-binding transcription regulator, which gives rise to MSREEEILAIVSKKKKIEVNELSERLNVSKVTIRKDLDKLESRGLLHRQHGYALLNNMDDINYRLAQNYDLKRKIALEASKIVADGEVIMIESGSTCALLAEELAFNRNDITIITNSCFIASYVRKAETVKVILIGGEYQKESQVNVGPLVKQVINEFYVDKLFVGIDGFDKRRGFTGSDITRCDTTRMLATAAEQTIVLTDSSKFSQNGVVSEFAFSEISQVFTDRKIKKEALNFLEKENIDVFTV
- a CDS encoding PTS system mannose/fructose/sorbose family transporter subunit IID; its protein translation is MSKIGNDLTKEEKKLVRQMFWRSQTLYISVNPAKQGANGFCYSMMPFINAFYKEEGQRKEALVRHMSYFNTTVPMVSFIMGIAASMEKENAEKENFDVASINAVKTSLMGPLAGIGDSIFWGVWRVISAGIAVGLATSGNVLAPLVFLALFNIPQWLTRYYGAFLGYSLGSKYIERLYSEGLIGILTKGASMVGLMMVGAMTSSMVVFQTKLSFDMQGETVMKLQEMLDQIFVGIVPILLTLLCYYLLKKKVSITMLMLGIIVLGIIISALGIA
- a CDS encoding VOC family protein, whose protein sequence is MTYKGSLVAVQDIEKAKDFYQTVLGLEVMVDAGVHVQLTGGLFLQTVDTWAEFIHKKEDEITLENNASELYFEVDDMDDFIKLLENRSDIEYLHPVVEHSWGQRAVRFYDLDRHIIEVAEAIAMVVKRFIDSGLTIDETADRTGVEPRYIKSTLDQL
- a CDS encoding alpha-galactosidase codes for the protein MICFDERTGIFHLQGKKTSYLIQKNEQNHLFHLYWGSRLTKRFPDYLLKEIKRASYLADTDHLKEYKLERLPQEYPAFGNSDLRKPAFQLTYQNGTAISDFRYASYEILTEKPRVKELPSLRASEESQTLVLHLVDDYQKVKMRLFYTLYEESDVITRHTELENFGDDRITIDQLNSACVELPSTDFELLHLSGRWACETGIQRTALSQLNYRIESLRGGSSHEHNPFISLVEKGTNETSGKIYSMNLVYSGNFEATVDVDQQEAVRMQIGINSATFGWNLESETVFTTPEAVLVFSEHGLQELTHKYHACYQKHLLAPQFAQEERPVLVNSWEASYFDLKETELLKLAQSSKELGVELFVLDDGWFGKRNDTSSSLGDWFVNKQKFPNGLSSFISKIKAIGLDFGIWVEPEMVSEDSELFRRHPEWCVAVPGRLKSYSRGQWVLDLANEDVQDYLIETMTTLLQTHPIDYVKWDWNRSITEAGSNALAPDQQKEFYHRYILGLYRIVGTLTEKFSKVLFENCAGGGGRNDPGMLYYMPQSWASDDTDAIERLSIQEGTSLIYPPITMGCHVSQVPNHQIGRVTPLQTRGIVAMQGNFGYELDLSKLSAVEQSAIKTQIERYKEIRRTIQLGTLYRLCSPEKQNGKAWQYLHESQVVVSYVQVQARPNLASKRLKLVGLKAEDCYILPNGDKRYGDELMAFGLVIDSVKEDYFSQQWVLEKVEE
- a CDS encoding glycyl-radical enzyme activating protein; this translates as MKDQACIFNIQKFSIHDGPGIRTVVFFKGCPLRCYWCSNPESQNGNPEQMWDTQKNQHTMVGEYKSMDEIIHEVMKDEAFYEESDGGVTLSGGEVLYQAEFATELLRQLKAKGIHTASETTGFSKAETFNKFIEQVDLLYFDVKHHDEAQHKAGTGVSLKPILKNLAIAIEQKQKLVVRIPVIPHYNDGPANAKAFAKLFNQMNITKVELLPFHQFGEKKYASLDREYEMQDIPQLHTEDLTYFKEILEENNIQCKVH
- a CDS encoding PTS mannose/fructose/sorbose/N-acetylgalactosamine transporter subunit IIC, with the translated sequence MLDAFLVGLVVFLCVGGHELIGFSLLFRPIVVGPFLGLLMGDVQTGLKIGAALETIFMGVINIGGASAAEPGLATALATGFAIKLGGGVDAAIALALPIGILGQQIKLAIYILFSGSMAPVFDRLAAEGKQKQFTYLHFGVWAIWFFAYSLIPFFAMLFGANAVQAALNMIPEVIMNGLSVAGNLLPAVGMAMLLRMLWENKIAVFFFLGFVLVAYLKLPLVAVAVIAFIVAVLIAQRDYQLNKLEKMKPAAAVQTASNVDQEEEDFFA